The Anguilla rostrata isolate EN2019 chromosome 1, ASM1855537v3, whole genome shotgun sequence nucleotide sequence ACTTCCAGACTACCATTCCCCGGGGAATTTGCATGAACGGTCTCTGTTCACAACTGAAGTGGCGTTCTTTAACGCTATTGGTGGAATGAGTAAAATAAGGCGGACATTAAGTCACGCTAGTGACATGGCGACTCGTGTAGCCTGCCGACTCTCTATTTGATTGGACAATATAAATGTCTATCAAATGTATCGCCATTGAATGACATGATGTTTGTCCTAATGATTGGACCTTTCTTGATGTTTGTGCAACTACCCAATTAACTGGCCGCTTCGGTGTTGTATTATGCGCCGCAGTTAAGGTAAGTTAGCAAGCCAAGGTAGCTAACTGTCAGCACTTGAAATTATATGTTATGCGTTATTGAAGTATCTTGCACGCAAATGTTCCTATCGTTTGAGACGCTTTGGTTATGCAGACCAAGCATGCTGCCACGCTATGGAGGTACAGAGTCTGTGGTACGGAAGGGCTAGCTGCTTGCTAAGGTGATTTCGCTGTgtaggtagctaacgttagcgaggTAGACTGTTCAATGAATGGGAGCTAGCCAGCTTGCTTACTTACCTGTCTGCCTCACTGACCTGAATTTTTTTGTACACTTCAAGTTAATAGTGAAACAGTTATATGTAGGTAGGTAAGCTAACTCTGTTAAACTGCGCGACGTTTTTACGCTGGCTAGCTTACCTATTGATGTGTAGTGTCACCACTTAACATAACGTGTACGAGGTAGTGTACTGTTTTCCATGtacattttttggatttttttctcaAGCAATTTACCAAACTATAGATGTTAGTGTCATAATTATAGTCATATTAATTGAGGTAAGGCTAGTTAATTTTTTAACACTGACAACCCAAATACGTAGGCTATGTTTATTGCGCTCTTCTAGGCTAATCAATTTATAATTTCCAAAGAGAGCAAAGATGAGCCGGTTCCTCAATGTACTGCGAAGTTGGTTGGTGATGGTGTCTGTCATCGCCATGGGAAACACCGTACAGAGTTTCCGGGATCACAGTTTCCTCTCTGAGAAACTTTATACTGGAACGCCAGAGTTTGGTGAGTTTCTTGATGCGCCCTACGTCGACACCTCGCTCTCTCTGCTAGTGACAATCAGCGTGAGTAGGGATTAGCTCACAGGACTGTGTAAGAATGTATACATTTCTGTGGTTTAGCTACATGGACTGAGGTATTCAGCTTTAAGATTGGCCACGCATTGTCAGGTCAGGATTTCCTTAAGCAAGTGAAGACTCCAAGGTGTTTGCTGGCTGTATGAAACAGGAATGTATGTAGCCTACACTACACTCCTGTTTTAATGCAAGGATGAAATCAGAGACTTCAATTAGTTAGTTTGTATGCCAACTGCCGATTTATAGAACAGAATTTCGTATATTTCACTGTTTCCCTCATACATTACTACAATAACCACAGACAcagttaacattttttaaaaacctctttTCACTTAGGGATTCAAGAAAACATTCAATTTGACCAGGGTGGTCAAACTTTTACAAAAAACTGTTgatgaaatatataatttcatagTGCCGACCTTGATATTGAAGTAGGGGCTGTATCACTTCACTATTTGCAGAGATTGTGTATCTGGTTAACATTTTAGGATATAATATTTGCTGTATGGgaattataaaatgaataattttaatataCAGTAAGTTGTCTGGAAAATGCATGATTTTGTTTCATTGCCCTGACTAAAACAATTGTGGGAGAAAGTAGGAATATTCTCAAAAATacttcagtatttattttttgattgcattttataaatacaaatgatGCTATGCACCGTTTCGTATGGAATTTGTGCTGGTGTTTGACGAACTTGGCATCTTTTTGTAAAAGGCCACGATTGGCTGGCTGTGCATTCTGAGCCAAAGTTCAGAGCTCGCCTCAGTAAAATGGGTAATGACCCAGAGCGGGCCTGGTCGAAGTGGAATGCATGCCAGTGTGGTGCCGCCAGTATCTGTAACAGCTGTAGGAAGTGAACAGCTATTCATCTGAGGGAGCACCTTCCACAAAGAACCAACACATCAAATTGAATTTCTTACACTCTGACATGCACAAGTGCTGCAAATCACTGTCTTTGCACCATGGCCAAGATTCCTAAAGGACAGCAAGGGGGAGAGTGCAGTGGGGAGGGGCTGAATGGCTTTCTTAGCCTTGGGCACTCAGCACAGAGATGAAGCAATGCTGACACACCCTGCTTGGACCACAGCGTCGGTCATAATCAAGACCAGACTGAGAGGGGCGAAACGGGAGCACAGCTCCCCCCTCGCACTATTAAACGAGCTAAATGGTTACGGGAAACAagaccaaaaatgaaattaataaataaaactatatgGTCTTCTGGGAATTCCCAATTGGGAGCGAATTGCTTGTGTGCTGCCCTTATTTGTGTTGCTTTCGGTCTATGTTGAGCAGTTTGATGAGAAGCAGTGCCATGTTCTCCGTGGAACTGTTCACCAGTGCTGCCACTGTGTCGTCCAGTTACAAGTTCATTTGCGACATGGGTACATCGTCCAAAACCTCACTCAGAAATATTTGACTACAACTGGGAGTACTTTTCCTTTAGGCATGATTCCCCAAGCTTAGTCAAGTCAACTGCTTGTATCGTAACCTCCCCTTTGTGCATGCAGTCATGTCACTAGAAGAAATTGTGATCTTACATGATggtaaattaagtaaaaatactGTATTCAAATACATAATGACACACCATAgaccatatttaaaatattttaaatgaagtttATCATTGAGCTCACTGTCATACCCCATTTTTAATACACTTTACCTCCAGTAAAGGCCAGCTTTTTCCCAGTGATCTGCTATTTATACTGGTCATTTTAATCAATTCAGTGATGTCTATATCTTTAACAGTGCCATTTAAACTTATCTGAGGGCTTCTAAAGCCATTTAAAAtctattatttgaaaattaaaagcaatgggGGAGAAACATGGACAGCAAGAACAATGTACACTAAGGTAATTGTTCAGAATACTGGCATTTCAAGGCTTGCAAACTACATTTAATACACACCCTGTGGAGTCGTGGCTGCCCAGCCCATGTCATAATCAACACTGCTGTCATGCAGATGCACAACAGAAGCTGTCAGTGACACAACTTTCTTTGTTTATGTGTTCTGCAGTAAATGGCCTGCAAGCACGAACCTTCGGAATCTGGACCTTGTTGTCATCTATAATTCGCTGTGTTTGCGCCATTGACATCCATAACAAAACGTAAGGTGCCCGCCCATTCTGCACTGCCATTGTAGCAATTAATGTTTTTCTCGTTGGATTCCTGGAAGTACGTTGGCTGAAGGAGTGTTTACTCAATGACTGTTACTCTTGCACATCTTGCAGGCTCTATCATATCACATTGTGGACATTTGTTCTGGCACTGGGGCACTTCCTCTCTGAAGCTTTTATTTACAAAACTGCACCTCTGACGATTGGCGTTATGGCACCCCTCATCGTCGCTAGTGAGTATTGCATTTTGCGGCCATCGAAGCGTTTGACAGACAAATGGAGTGTAATTAGAAAATGTACTTCCGTATAGTTtacaaaataattgtaaaaatatttttattgttgtacaTGCACCTGACTAGCTGTGTGAgaggaaatgaatgaatcagtatttgccacactgaaaaaaatcaacattaaCATTTGAAGATGAATTGAATGTGGTTCATTGATTGCATTAGGCAGCCCAAAATGACTGGCCCGTCTCTGCAGGTGTCTCGGTCCTGGGCATGCTCATTGGGTTCCAGTGTATCGGTGAGCCTCAGGAAGTGATGGGGGTGCGGCAGAAGAAGCGGAACTGAGCTCGATTTGCCGCCATGCGCCATGCCACGTGACTCCGCCCCTCCCGACCACCCCAACCCTTCTTGCACTCCCCGAGCCTcgagtgcattaaaaaaaaactgccatcaACTCTTTTGAGGGGACGGGACAGGGGGACAGAACATTggcttcctttttaaaatgtgaatattgaaTACTTTGGTCTTGCTCTACAGTCAGTGTTGCCATGTGGGTGTGTTCTGTCGCTCCCTCCATTCCGTCTGTCAAACTTCCAAGAACATTACATGTTCAACATTGATTGACACGGCGTTGTATTGCAGGCACCAATGGATTTTCTTCCCTCGAACCTGGACACTAACCATGgattattttaaattagtttttttttttttttgggagggggggtgtcatGATCAGGCTGTGTAGGgacatgttttcattatgcaTTATCGCAATTGGAAGATGTTCAACTCAAACACCTTGTGCTGAGCAGATGACTGTCAATGGGTTAGGGGTTGTGCCGATACAAACACAACGTGGAAGTTACAGACAGAAAGTAGAGGCTGGTGATGGGACTGTGGCAAAAATCCCCTAAGTGAGATGTGCTCTCTCATACTCTGATCATGTGGCATCTTATCAATTATTCCAGGACCAAACCTTGCAGAAGATGTGAAGTCATGAATTCTACCTTTTGTAAAAGGTAGAGGAAGGCAGTGTCAAATAAAGGTGTTCATTAATTCTGGCTCTCATTTTAACCCCAGAGGGAGTGGAGTGTTCATTTACAGTGATTGCCATACATGTTATAGAAAACCAaacatttttcatggaaaataatctttatttcaacaaaatagCTTCATAGTTCACACCTGTAACGTGTATAAATGATGAGTAAGAACAATTTGTAGTACAAAACTATAATTGTTATTCTTTCGTATTATTAAATAGCACAAGCTTCACAAATCACTTTTCATTGACAGGTATAGAAAATTAGCCTACTAAACAATGTTATACCACTGATGTAGTAAGATAATGGTATTTAGGATTACAGAACAATTCAGGAAAATCACTGCTGTTTTTAGAAACACaacacattcataaatattaGCAGAAAAATCTTACTTGaaatagtatatattttttatcaataaCAAATACAGAGAATCATACatataaatgctaaaatacaATTTGCCCAACTATGGCTTCAGTTTTAACCAGAAACTTGGTTAAATAGAATTTATTgatatgaagcaaaaaaaatcatataccCCCATTGTACAGTACACCATATGTTAATTTCACAAAATTGATCTTTGATCGCTAAACTGGtctgtgttttacagtaatCTACCTAGTTTTATTGACAGATATACAGAAGAGTCCATTTCACAGCAGTATCCACATGTTTCATGGTTGCAGCTGCCATGACCCTCTGGTTCTATGAAACTAACTTTTGTGCTTGGAGTCAGTAACTATAGTATTATTGGAGAGTGCTCACTAATGAACACAAAGATCTGCCATGGAGTAATATACTACAGTCCTAAAGTGTCTGTTATTCTCTCTGAGAACGCTGTGAAGGCAGGACTTACGTGTCTACTGTACAGGTCAGAAACTGACCTTCTGAGACATTCCCAGATGCACAGCATCAACTGTATCAATGGTATTGGTGTTCCAGGGTACCTCCCTGCTGTTCTCGTATGGCAGATGGTAATTACCGTCCATTTATAACCACACTCCATACCTGCTCGACAGGTGGTCTGGACCGCCATAGTGGGGAAAGTACCATACCACTGGCTGAATCAGCATTCTAATTTTAACTTTCATATTCtaaaaaaatagaacagttAAAAATCTTCAGCAATGTAAAGATTTGTTTGTATTGGTCTAGTATAAGAAAAAGCAAGCACAATTTGAATATTGCTCATTTAAGAATACATACATAATCCCTTACCATTGTGGGATTTGGTAGAATGCACTGCTGGTAGGATTTTTTATAAAAGTACTCGATCATATTTCCAAAACTCATATGTGTTGAGGTCCAATGTAAGCTACAAAGTGAATTACGCTAAAAGTTCCCTAGGTGACAGCAGTAATTATATTATTTGAAAAGTCAGAATTTGTTACTGGATAGTGAAATGAGAATAGCTCCAATCCAGTGATCAGCCATGTGTTTGAGATGAGGTTGGGTGACTGGccatctctccatccatctctgaCAGATTCCTCAGTCCTCACCTGTTTATCACTGGGAGACAGTTTTCCCTGACAACAGTGCAGCACTGTATGTTAAACTGATGCTCCCAATCCTCACATTCTTAAAAGGGAAGCAGCATTACTtcagttgtttgtgtgtgtatgttcatgtgtcCCTTACTTGGCCTAAGGAGATgttgtctgtactgtgtgtgtgtgtgtgtgtctgtagtggtGTTTATAGCTGTGTTTCTACGGACGCAAGTTAGCTGCAGGTTGGTTACACCTGAAAAGACTCTGGGGGTATTTCCATAGCCACTTGGTACTGGAGATGCAAAGGCAGGTTTGGAGCAAGCCCAGTGAAGTAAACACTACAACCAGAAAGTGTTTTTTACGCTGCTTACTCAAAGCTAGGGAGCAGTCCTGTTCATAGATCAACATTGGATCACATTTGAAAATCATGTTGCTCCTGTGTTGTATGCCACATATAATCCCTCACCccaatcttttttgttttggctgctCCAAAATAGgtatagaaaaaatatttttaaaaataggaatagcaaaaaaattaaaatatagacAGTGCATATCACACATTGGTAAATAAACTAGATATTATAACGGCAGaaggatttttttattctgacGTTATAATACACtaatcatttcatttactgATGTGTGATATAGACACGTACCATAGGCTGTATTAAAAACGTATGGCTCTTAAGCTGTGGATGCGTGCAGCACACTAGTAGTGTGTGAGACTTACTGGAAATGCGTATCTCAACACATGCAGCTAAGGTGGGTCAGTGAAAACACGGTTTAGGGTGTGTGAGTAGGGAAGGGAAGGCAAGGAAACAGAGGCATCTGCATGTCCATCCCACAGACTGCCTGTTCCTACAGCTTAGCCTCGTTCAAGACCACAGGTACAGTGAGGCCTTCCTCCAGGTGTTCCTTCAAAGGCTGCCAATCagagaacaggaaattaaaattaCCACGGTGTTCCTATCTTATAGTCAGACAGCAGAGTACAAACCAATATAATGAGGACAAAGTTTGAGCTAATGACAAAAACCTCCAACAATCAGTATTCCCTTAACttcataatataatattgatgaattaaaatgtaattttgtttgattaatgttaattacaatttttattcattaactGGCACTTCTTGGGTACATACAAAATGGAGTTAACAGTAGACAAAATGATATGTCACAAGCAGAgagaattgcacatttttcataCACCCACTATTATTCACGATGCATGTATTTCAGAGCCTGGCCCTGCAGTGACTCATCGCATCTGCAGATTTACAGCGCAGTGATCATCAGTCCTCAAAACAAAATCATCAcacagtacgcacacacacacaaaatacatgcacacaattcTCATTGCAGCAAGAAAAATCATGAACACAGTGAATGTTTCAAAACACATCTTTTCTGAAAGTCCAGATTCTTCAG carries:
- the erg28 gene encoding ergosterol biosynthetic protein 28 homolog isoform X1, coding for MLCVIEVSCTQMFLSFETLWLCRPSMLPRYGGTESVRAKMSRFLNVLRSWLVMVSVIAMGNTVQSFRDHSFLSEKLYTGTPEFVNGLQARTFGIWTLLSSIIRCVCAIDIHNKTLYHITLWTFVLALGHFLSEAFIYKTAPLTIGVMAPLIVASVSVLGMLIGFQCIGEPQEVMGVRQKKRN
- the erg28 gene encoding ergosterol biosynthetic protein 28 homolog isoform X2, with amino-acid sequence MERAKMSRFLNVLRSWLVMVSVIAMGNTVQSFRDHSFLSEKLYTGTPEFVNGLQARTFGIWTLLSSIIRCVCAIDIHNKTLYHITLWTFVLALGHFLSEAFIYKTAPLTIGVMAPLIVASVSVLGMLIGFQCIGEPQEVMGVRQKKRN
- the erg28 gene encoding ergosterol biosynthetic protein 28 homolog isoform X3 gives rise to the protein MSRFLNVLRSWLVMVSVIAMGNTVQSFRDHSFLSEKLYTGTPEFVNGLQARTFGIWTLLSSIIRCVCAIDIHNKTLYHITLWTFVLALGHFLSEAFIYKTAPLTIGVMAPLIVASVSVLGMLIGFQCIGEPQEVMGVRQKKRN